A window from Pagrus major chromosome 4, Pma_NU_1.0 encodes these proteins:
- the sult5a1 gene encoding sulfotransferase family 5A, member 1, with protein sequence MSRMDVIEVFNGILFPGHLHTQDSLEIALKFPFQDMDILIASYPKSGTTWMQEIVTLISNRGDPHLSQTVPNWARAPWLEQHYFAAVLEASSITPRVITTHLPHHLLGPALQSSKAKVIYVSRNPKDVLVSFYHFHKMANFLPEPGTFPEFLHRFLEGTLSYGSWFDHVKEWTSQTATMSNLLHITYEEMSLDLHGTIKRVSSFLQCPLVEDEVNSCVKHCSFSSMKDNKMVNYTLIAGEIMDHGKGSFMRKGKIGDWKNMFTEEQNQYFRSVFKSKMQNCTLEFVWEEQDKEETHG encoded by the exons ATGTCCAGGATGGATGTCATAGAAGTGTTTAATGGTATTTTGTTTCCTGGACATCTGCACACCCAGGATTCCTTGGAAATTGCTCTAAAATTTCCATTTCAGGACATGGATATCCTCATAGCCTCCTATCCAAAGTCAG GCACCACATGGATGCAGGAAATTGTGACCCTCATATCCAATAGAGGAGACCCACACTTGTCTCAAACTGTCCCAAACTGGGCTCGGGCTCCTTGGCTTGAGCAACATTATTTTGCTGCGGTACTGGAGGCTTCATCCATCACACCTCGAGTCATCACCACACACCTGCCTCATCACCTGCTGGGCCCGGCCCTCCAGAGCTCCAAAGCCAAG GTCATCTATGTGAGCAGAAATCCCAAAGATGTGTTGGTGTCCTTTTATCACTTCCACAAAATGGCCAACTTCCTCCCTGAGCCCGGCACATTTCCAGAGTTTTTACATCGATTCCTGGAGGGCACAT TGTCGTACGGATCTTGGTTTGACCACGTTAAAGAATGGACCAGTCAGACAGCAACGATGAGCAATCTGCTTCACATCACCTATGAAGAGATGTCGCTG GACCTACATGGCACCATCAAGAGGGTGAGCTCTTTCCTACAATGTCCGCTGGTGGAGGACGAGGTCAACAGCTGTGTGAAACACTGCAGCTTCAGCAGCATGAAAGACAACAAGATGGTCAACTACACCCTGATCGCTGGAGAGATAATGGACCACGGCAAAGGCTCCTTCATGAGAAAAG GTAAGATTGGAGATTGGAAAAACATGTTCACAGAGGAGCAGAATCAATATTTCAGAAGTGTCTTCAAGTCCAAGATGCAGAACTGCACTTTAGAGTTTGTGTGGGAGGAGCAAGATAAAGAGGAGACACACGGCTAA
- the dpep1 gene encoding dipeptidase 1 codes for MLSKVISAVCLTLWVSSCAISAAEDPHMARALKLMSETPLIDGHNDLPWQLRKQFNNQLNKVDLNTLDTTHTNIPKIKQGKLGAQFWSAYVPCDSQYKDAVRQTLEQIDVVHRMCQKYPDTFMFATSSQDIRTAFGQNKTASLIGVEGGHSIDSSMGTLRTMYQLGVRYLTLTHSCNTPWADNWLVDEGSDPSEHDGLSPFGKQVVVEMNRLGMLIDLAHVTVKVMNQVLDMSEAPVIFSHSSAYSICQHKRNVPDDVLKRVQEKKGIVMVNFYNDYVTCSETANISDVADHFDHIKKVAGPDIIGFGGDYDGVTRLPEGLEDVSKVPNVVAELLRRGWTDEEVKKALGDNLLRVFTEAEAVRERLTNNKPDDVPIPYAEVKNSCRTSHGYPDVEEPTGAANSLSTLALQLTLALQALLLLSAL; via the exons ATGCTGTCTAAGGTCATCTCAGCTGTATGTCTCACGCTGTGGGTAAGTTCTTGCGCCATCTCCGCGGCTGAGGATCCACATATGGCCAGAGCTCTCAAGCTGATGTCTGAGACCCCGCTCATTGATGG CCACAACGACCTGCCCTGGCAACTTCGAAAGCAATTCAACAATCAGCTCAATAAAGTGGACCTTAACACACttgacacaacacacaccaacatcccGAAGATCAAGCAGGGAAAACTGGGAGCTCAG TTCTGGTCGGCCTACGTTCCCTGTGACTCTCAGTACAAAGACGCTGTGAGACAAACACTGGAGCAGATCGATGTGGTTCACAGGATGTGTCAAAAATACCCAGACACCTTCATGTTTGCCACCAGTAGCCAAG ACATCAGGACGGCCTTCGGCCAGAACAAGACAGCCAGTCTGATTGGGGTGGAGGGGGGTCACTCCATCGACAGCAGTATGGGCACCCTGCGCACCATGTACCAGCTGGGGGTCCGCTacctcactctcacacactcctgCAACACACCCTG GGCTGATAACTGGCTTGTTGACGAAGGATCAGACCCTTCTGAGCATGATGGACTATCTCCATTTGGCAAG CAAGTAGTTGTGGAAATGAACCGTCTGGGGATGCTCATTGACCTCGCTCACGTGACCGTAAAAGTGATGAACCAGGTGCTTGACATGTCTGAAGCGCCCGTCATCTTCAGCCACTCTTCAGCCTACAGCATCTGTCAACACAAGAGGAACGTCCCCGATGATGTCCTCAAGAGAGtg caagaaaaaaaagggatcGTCATGGTGAACTTCTATAACGACTATGTGACCTGCAGCGAGACTGCAAACATCTCAGACGTGGCCG ATCACTTTGACCATATAAAGAAAGTGGCCGGGCCAGACATAATTGGTTTTGGTGGAGATTACGACGGGGTTACAAG ACTGCCAGAGGGGCTGGAGGACGTGTCTAAGGTGCCAAATGTGGTGGCTGAACTGCTGAGGAGAGGATGGACTGATGAGGAGGTGAAAAAGGCTCTGGGAGACAACCTGCTGCGTGTCTTTACAGAGGCTGAGGCG GTCCGTGAAAGGTTGACTAACAACAAACCAGATGATGTTCCTATTCCGTATGCTGAGGTGAAGAACTCGTGCAGGACGAGCCACGGTTACCCCGACGTAGAGGAGCCAACTGGAGCTGCCAATTCGCTCAGCACACTGGCCCTACAGCTCACACTGGCTCTCCAGGCTCTTCTCTTACTATCAGCTCTATAG
- the hp gene encoding haptoglobin, translated as MNITSKMWFSLLLLAAWACLADVAHSEERMKRSVSASRSASLRSRRMIGGYMAPHVPWQAMVYLSDNVLDGGYAGGALISDRWVLTAGRNLFVNKSRQDNQGKDPVIPKVYLGITRKAEANPTNEVSVQKVVLHPGFQNRSDWDNDLALIQLKKAVVMSDKVTPIPLPERGQDLENSVGQSGVITGWGWGIYLTAAASLKHLVLPLANQSFCKAEYSRIPFTPDVDDNMFCTGPARLERNVCFGDAGGALAVTDAETGDIYAAGILSYDKCCNRYNYGVYMKISSYLPWINRVIRGDTEKSSALRTDAMSKMYSQQP; from the exons ATGAATATTACCAGCAAAATGTG GTTTTCTTTGCTCCTCCTGGCTGCATGGGCCTGTCTGGCAGATGTGGCTCACTCTGAAGAAAGGATGAAACGCTCTGTGTCAG CCTCCAGGTCAGCATCACTGCGTTCCAGGCGAATGATTGGGGGGTATATGGCTCCTCATGTCCCCTGGCAGGCCATGGTCTACCTCTCTGACAACGTGCTGGATGGAGGCTATGCGGGCGGTGCTCTCATCTCTGACCGCTGGGTTTTGACGGCTGGCAGGAACCTCTTTGTGAATAAGAGTCGACAGGATAATCAGGGAAAAGACCCCGTCATTCCTAAAGTGTACCTGGGAATTACACGGAAGGCAGAAGCTAATCCCACCAATGAGGTTTCTGTACAGAAG GTTGTTCTCCATCCTGGCTTCCAGAACCGATCTGACTGGGATAACGACCTGGCTCTGATCCAGCTGAAGAAGGCTGTGGTTATGAGCGATAAAGTCACCCCCATCCCGCTGCCAGAGAGAGGTCAGGACCTGGAAAACTCTGTGGGACAGTCAGGGGTCATCACTGGCTGGGGCTGGGGGATTTACCTCACCGCTGCTGCATCCCTGAAACACCTGGTACTGCCCCTGGCCAATCAGTCTTTCTGTAAGGCAGAATATTCACGTATTCCGTTCACACCAGATGTAGATGACAACATGTTCTGCACTGGACCCGCCAGGCTtgagagaaatgtttgttttggggATGCAGGAGGCGCTCTGGCTGTCACAGATGCTGAAACTGGGGACATTTACGCTGCAGGGATCCTTTCCTATGATAAGTGCTGCAACCGGTACAATTACGGAGTCTATATGAAGATTTCATCTTACTTGCCCTGGATCAACAGAGTCATCAGAGGAGATACAGAGAAATCGTCTGCTCTGCGCACTGATGCAATGTCTAAGATGTACTCACAGCAGCCGTAG